Part of the Perognathus longimembris pacificus isolate PPM17 chromosome 1, ASM2315922v1, whole genome shotgun sequence genome, CAAGCTGGACATTTATAATAACTGTTTTTCTGTCATATTTTTCCCTTTGCCTATTCCTTGCAAAAATTTGTCACTTGGCAGCTGCAAAGGCTCAAGGCTTGGGAAACTCCCAGAAAGTCAGGGCCCTCACCTCCCCCTGCCTATCCACATTTCAACAGCTGGAGAGCATTTAGATAGAATTGCAAGGAGACGGGAAAGGACTCCTTGAGGAGGGAGTGTGCTCAGCAGCAGTGGCTTCAGCCTGCCGGGATTGTTGTGGTCTAGGTCACTAGGCTTGCAGCAATCCGTTAGGGATGCCACTGAAGGGAGCGATCATCCTGTCACCAGGAGTATGCAAAGAGCTGGGGAATAGTCTCTGCTCCAAATACTGCTGTGAGGGTCACCCAAAAACATGGTTGTGTCTCATTCAGTACAGCATCTAGGCACAGTAGtagcagtaagaaaaaaaattaaattgtttcctagaaaaaagaaaccagaaggggaaaaaaaacttacctaatatttttggggaaaaaatactTACCTAATGTAATATTTCTGATATTCAAGAGTATTCATTAGTGAAGGCAGAAGAAATGATTTCAGATCAGGAATGAACTTCTTCCATAAGACCAATAAACCGAattgattttacattttaatagttaaaaaaatctaacttttaaggttttattttgtctttttaggCAAAGATGGTGCAGAAATGGTGGGAGCAAGGGAGaataaatgcagtcataatatgcagtatatactatgtggaaaataaactatgcaacttgtgggcagagatgaggggaaaactgggggaaacCAGACTTTCTGACTTACAAAatagtaatccctctgtataatgCCTTAAGAATAACCATAaaggtatattttttaaattatgataagAATCTgacttggaagaaattgttttattattaatgttcatagacttcataagcattaaagactagaatgacaatgtccatcattgggaaggtttaaaaaaaatgataaaagcagAGGAggttgggagaagggaaggtgggaaaaaatgaggaagggggtaacaagtatgacaagaaatgtactcaccaccttaagtgagtaactgtaacccctctgtatatcatcttgacaataaaaaaatgaagataaaagtaaTATttcactgggtaccagtggcccatacctgtaatcctagctgctcaataGGCTGAAATCCAGTAAATTGTGATTTGGAGCCAGCCTAAGGAAAGGGATcccaaagactccatctccaaaatggccagcaaaaggctggcctagaggcatggctcaagtgtcagagcatcAGCCaatcaagcaagctgagcaagctcaaggccctgagttcaaatcccagtatcatcaaaaagaagaaaagaaagggtaaTTTTTCAAAAAGGTCAAACATGGTGACCCCTGCTTTTTCCAGCTACTTGAAAAAATAGAGATGGGAGGATCCTGGTTAGAGGCTGGCCtcagcaaaagcatgagactctatcttaaacaaacaaataagagggACTGGGGgacagctccagtggtagagaacttgctaggcaagctccagGCCTTGAGagcaagcctcagtaccaccaaataaacaaaattcctGACATGTGAAAATGATATCAAATCCCAGTTTTAGCATGCATAAATGATTGGAACAAAGCCATTTACATTGATTTACATATGGCCTGCAGTCATACCAAAATGACTGAGGTAAATCCTTCCTTGTACTGGAGCTCTGTTGCTCTGTCTGtaaagccccccaccccaccccagtagtgggtcttgaactcagggcctgggtgctgtccctgagctcttttgctcaaggctagcactctaccactttgagccacagatccacttctggttttctgggggttaattggagataagagtcacaaggttttcctgcccaggctaactttgagcctccatcctcagctcttagcttcctgagtaactaggattattacaggcaccagccaccagtgcccagctaaaatgttttttttttttaatttagtatcAAGATCCCAGATGGAGGCTATtgaaactgaaagggaaaagGCTtcatctaaaaaacaaacaagaaaaacccaACCCTCTGGTTTTGTCATTTTGGGAAACTGAGGGCTGGACAAAGAatgattttgctcaaggatagtggtaAGGAAAAGATGGGTCTTGGGTGCTCGCTCTATATGACATTTGAGTCTGGATGCGCTGGGCCTATGAGACCCCTGCATCAGGGGGCAGAAATAGGGCAAGAAGTACAGAAGTGACATGGGGGGGACCCAAAAAAGTACAGAGACTATGGGGTGATACCAGCTCCTGCCTCCACTCTGTCATCTCTGCCTGGAATGTaagcattgtatccattttatcCCTCTTCTCCAAGGACCTGAGGTGCCTAGTGGGTGGGTACTGCAGTCACTGCCTAACTCCCAGTCTCTGACTTATTCTGGGACAAAGCTTGTAGCCACACGGTTGTCCCATTGGTTGTCTGTAACAGGAAAGACAGAGGCAGTATGAATCCCTAGCGGGGTTAGCTTACAGGCTCCCAGGATGCCCAGGGGGCCCTGGATAGAAGACTTggcccacccacaggctgcagaaCCCTCCAGGAGCCTTGAGTTGTTAAAGGCAGGGAGTGGCACCTGACTGGCACACCAGGGAATATGAAGGCCCCTTCTCTCACTATTGGGAAGACAGAAACTTCTCTCCCCATGCTGTGactcgaattcagggccttgcactcttgcttgccttttttcactcaaggctggtaactTAAGTTACGTTACCATTTCCTGTTTTTGTGGTGTTTAATTGAGAATAAGAAtctcattggggctggggatatggcctagtggcaagaatgctcaccttgtatacatgaagccctgggttcgattcctcaggaccacatatacagaaaatgtccagaagtggcgctgtggctcaaagtggagagtgctagccttgagcaaaaagaagccagggacagtgctcaggccccgagtccaagctccaggacttgcaacaacaacaacaaaaaaatctcatggactttcctgctggaaaccgatcctcagatctcagcctcctgagctaggattacaggaataagccaagGTGCCTGGCATGGGCCGTGTGTCCTTTTGATGAGAAAAACAAACCTGTAAGAGAAAGGGAATCATATGCAAAGGAGCTTAAAGGTGAGAGCTAGAGGTGGAAGAAGGACAGGACTAAGAATatgaggagggggaaagagagagaaagacaatgaaattaaaggaagaagaggtcggaggggaagggtggggaggggaagactCTAGGCGTTTCCTGCTTGCCTCCCACCAAGCGCTGACTGTGTACACAAGCCGCCTCGGCGCGGCCTCTCTGTTGGGACTGCGTTTTGGAGGCTTGGCGGCTTGGCAGGGGCCAGTCCATTGCCTCAAACCGATCGCGCACAGCCTCACAAGCTCTGGCCAGCCCCAGGTAGGAGTCAGATGGCTAGCTGGTGGCTAGCACCTGTCCAGGTGCTAGGAGGTTCCTTCGTGGAGGTCAACAAGCGGTCCTTTTTTTATCCCCAAGGCCAGAGAGGCTCTGCGCCTCCTGGCATCATCAGACAGTGGAAGATCAGacatcccctttccttcccggGGATGGGGTTCTGCATCAGCCACCGGAGGCAGCCAGGGGGGCATCCCCTAGACTACCACCCATTCTGTGAGACCTCAGCTGCGAGCAACTGCCCACAGCACCACGGAGCCGGCTCCCAGCGCCCTGGGAATGACCTCTGGGGGCAGCTTGATCACCAGAATGGACTCAGATCCCAGGTGGCTCCGAAAAGCCCCGGGGAGGACCAGCCATGGATGTGAAGTGGACGCAAAATCTACCAAAAACGGAGGATCTCCTGGAGATCCTGGCCGCTAAGTACCGAGTCCTTGCAGGGCCGATTCTACTTATTTGTAGCTCCGTCCTTTTCAGCTTGTATTTCCAAAGGAAACAGCGCGGTAAAATGGAGCACACTTTACAAAAAGGGGGGGCGGGATTCCAAAAGGGTCAAATCTGCATAATACTGCAAGAAAGGTCTCTTGGAGAAAGAgggatctctctctttctctctctctctctctctctctctctctctctctctctctctctctctctctctctcctccctccctccctcctcttttctttgtccaagtgctctaccagttgagccacagcaccagctttttggtggttagctggcaATAAGTCTCGCTGActttacttcccaggctggctttgaactccattctcagcttcccgagtagctgcaattacaggcacgagccaccgatGCCTGGTAAGAAAGAGCTATTTCTAATAGCGAGGTCATCCCAGGCGCGACTTGACCCTCATGCTCCCGGGATGTTTGAAGTGACTCAAAACGAAAGTCTACGCTGGACGTTGAATTTTTCCTAAAAGAAAGCGTCCCAGAGATGAAACTCTCCAACGATGTGACTTCACGGTCCCCAGGAGAAGGGGACCtccggggatggggatggggtaattttttaaatccctcaaagattttttttcagttgaaggCAGCATAGATGACTCGGATCCTGGATCTCAGATACGCGCGGGGCGCCGGGCGCACACTTTCCAAACGGTGCGTTCCCAGCAGGGGCTAAGCGgcctgcgccccctcccccccgcactaTCCATTTGaaagtggggatggggtgggcacTGAACATCGCAGCCTGGGACCCCACAGCTTGATCCCAAGTTCAGGCTTAAAGGAAGAGCCCGCCAACGAACCAGCCCGCCCGGCAGGCTTCCGAAGGAGAGAACACACTTTGGGGCTCATCGGCTATCCCAACTCACCTCCAGGTTTCGCCGGTCAAGTAGGGATGGGCTGTTGGGTCCTGGCAGGTGGGTACTTGGCCGATTGTACCCAGAAAGGAAGTAACCGTTCTAAAGAAATCTCCTTTCCTACACTCCTGACCCCAACTTCGTTTTGCTAAGTAGATCGAAACCCGCTTCCAGGCAAAGAGGAAAGGGTCCCGGACAGGGCTGGAGGACGGTTCCTCTCAGAAGCCCCTCAGATGCTGGACGCTGCCCTACCCAGAACCACCCATCTACACAATGattcagccccccaccccctcgagCGCTGGTTCCATTCCAGAATCCTCGAGCGGGTGGGCAGAAGAATGTAGCTGGAGGCAGGTCTGGAGCTAAGGGGGTTCGGTTTATGCAAACGAAGTGAACCCCTACTCCAACTGAAGCTGTGGGGCTCGAGAGTGGGGTGCAAAGCATCAGTAGCGAGGTGAACGGTTTTGCGTCCCAGGGTCTCTCCACCCAGCTTCCAGGCGGCTCTGAGAATCCCCTGCAGCCCGGAGCCCCCCACTACCCGAGGCCCGCCAGGGCGCGTGGCAAACTTGGGGCGCTGAGGTCACCTTTTCCACAGTGCGCGCTGGGAGCAGACGGTTTCCGGGATTTTCACAGCGGTGGCAAGAAGTCCCGGCGGTGGGTCCCCAGCGGCGGGCCCCTGGGTGGGGGCTTCCCTCCTTTGGGTGTCATCTGTGTCTGGAGTGAACCCCTTTTCACTGGCTGCCAAAGCTATAATTCTTGAATAGAGGAGACCTCGCTAGTGGTTGTGTTTTTTCGTCTAAAGGGGGTTTATCTGCAGATGGGCTTTAGGTCCAGAGGCAGGGAGACCACACCAGAACCTGTGGCTCTGGTTCACCAGTGGGTGATGTGTTTGAGGGAGAAAGTGGGGTGGGTATAATCTGGCTCTCAGTCTGGTCTCCTTgcagtcctccctccccccccccccccccccgcccccagcccttgGAGCCTCATTCCCAGAGGCCAAGCTCACACTTTGCAAGCCCAGGCCTGGGGCACAGGAAATAGCTTTGGCCAGTTTCCAAGGAATTGGGAATGGGGGCACACCTGTGGAGGTTGGGCTGCACTAGTCTTTGACTCCTTTAAAACCTAGAGCTGAAGCTTCCATCCTGAAAATGATCCCTTGTCCTCACCTGATAGATGAGCTACAGTACTAACAGTTAAATAGCTAATCAACAACCCGAGCCATTCTTCCTCAGATCTGAGACTTTCAGGAAGGATAGACATTCAAGATGGTCACTGGATTGGGCAGAGATGGTTCATATCGAGGTGGCTTCTGTCAGAGTCAAAATAAGAGGGAGGGAGTAGGATGGGCGCTGGGCATAATCTGTCTTAGAAACCACTCTAGCTTATGCCCTTTGGGAAGttatggaagaggaggaggaggctgccttGCTGGTCTAGAGTAGATGGGGTCCAGGAGAAAGGGCCTGAGACTGGGACACAAGGACATTGGGACACAGAACATAGAAACCCAGTCCTAATCATGTGTGCCTAGGCCATCTGAGGAAAGAAAGGATTGGAGTTTTCATCTCAAGAGTTTGCTGAGCTGGGAAAGGTCCCCATCTGGACTTTCTGGGCTCCTATCTGGGCTTTCTGGGCCTCTGGGGGATAGGTAAGAGACGGATGCCTTCAGGGCAAACAGAATAGAGGATACCCTCACTGTCTCGTCCAGTGGGTATCACATTACTTCTTCCAAACCACCATTTTACCTCATGGcacttctatttgtttttttaaatttttgtatcagtactggggcttgattatAGGGTCttatattcttgcttggcttttttcactcaaatttgatgctctaccacttgagccacacctccatttgaggctttttgctagttaattggagaaaagagtctctgagatttgtttacctaggttggctttgaacctcagtcctcagagcaATGCCTTCTAGGAattaggtgtgagtcatcagcaccttgGTTCCTTTAGTCTTGATGATGACCTTGAGGTCCACAAACTCACTCaacagctaggaatacaggaCAATGGTCTCTTGGGATCTGTTTCATTAGAGCCTTTGGTAAGACATTCTTtgtccccagcccagctcctATAGACAAAGGCTCTTGCCCTTTTTTACTTTTCCAGGTGCCTGGAGTCAAGGGCTAGCTTCAAGGCTATCTCATCTGCCAGCAGCTGGAACAGGAGAAACCACACCatcttggggagggggggctacAGGAGTGATGAACCCCATTTCCCAGAGGTGAGGACTTATCTCCCAGTAGAGCAGAAGTGGCCCCGGACACCAACTGGAGCCAGATGCTGACTGGTAGTCCAGAATAGGACCTGAGGCTctaggaggggaggagaagggcagcAACTGATCTCCCAGCCTCCTAGGGACAGCCACTCTCCTTGCTGGGAGGAACTGAGTTCGCCCACACGGTTTTCTTCCCTGTGAGGCATTGGGGATGCAGTATCCCTCCCTATCAGCCCTCACAATCTCTCTGGCTGAGTATTAATATCTCTTCATGGAGACTGAAGAGCCAGCGGCTTGCCCAGAAGTGGCAGAGCCAGAGACTAACTCAATGAAGAATTTAGCTTAGAATCATTCAGGCTGTGACTTGGGCATGTACTTTGCTAATGGCCAAGAGAACCATCTAGAGGGAGCATTGACAATTTCCTGGGTCCTGTAGGAAACTTTGAGACTGGAGGGATGGAGCCAGGCCTTCAGACTCACTCGGTGGTGGATGATGCCTTGCCCCAAGCCCCACCCCATAACGGTTTGATACCTCGAAACTGGGAAAGGCAAACTTTCCTCCATTCTGTCTCCTAGGGATTGCCAAGGAGAATAATACATCGGTCGCATCTCTTGGATTCCCAGTTCATATAAATCTTGAAGAGGGGATTTTTCTTTTCGAGGGTAAAAGAGAAATGAGGCCCGACACAGAAAAGTGAAACGGAGATGTTTGGGGATGATGGTACACAGGTGCGAGTTCCACCCTGCCCACTGCTGCACCCCTGCGGAGGGAAGTTACAATCTTCTGCCCTTCCTGGGAAGCTGCGAACCAGCTACACCTTTCTCAGCTGAACTGAACAGCCTCGGTGCAGCTCTTCCCCATCTCTCGGCTCCCAACCTCCCTACTCCCAGTCTAGGCCGCTGCGCTCCGAGCTGTCCAATCTCTCTAGTGTACCCCTCGCCACGCCCTGCTCGTGTCTGTGCTCTCCCGCACGTTGCAGCGCGCTGACTCCCGCATCTCTCTCCATCGCCCCTCACTTCTCAGGCCTCCCAGGCACCCCACAGCCCTGTGTGTTACTTTGGGTgaccctgtctgtctccctcaggACCCTCTCTCACCTTTCATCCTCGATTCCATTTCTTGGGGGTCTCCACTCCGGAGCTCTGCGGCTTTCCTTCTACGGTGTAGGCTCTGATCGTCCTCCCTGGTCTTGGTCAgcctgcccctctccctcctccctcccaccctcctcagtTCCCTCCCTCCGGCTCGGCcccgggggtgagggggggcggtggcacggggcggggcggggcgggcggggcggggcggtgaCGCGAGGTTGGCCCGGCTAGAGGCGCGGCggctcggggcggggggcgcaGTCCCGCGTCCGACTGGccgagccccgcgcgccccgcccgcgccctgCGCCTccgcccggccggccggcgggggagggggcatgagccggcgcccgcgcgccgccgccgggaGCTGCGGGCCGGCCTAGAGCCCCGCGTGGGCCCCGCGCCCCAAATCCCGCCACTGTCCCAGCCAAGCGCTCCCAGGACGCATCCGCCGGCGCCGTGATGCAGCGGCCCGGGGAGCCGGGCGCCGCGCGCTACGGCCCGCCCGAGGGCTGTGCGGATCACCGGCCGCACCGCTACCGCAGCTTTATGATCGAGGAGATCCTCACCGAGCCGCCGGGACCCAAGGGCGCTgcgccggccgccgccgccgccgccgcgggcgaGCTGCTCAAGTTCGGCGTGCAAGCGCTGCTGGCGGCGCGGCCCTTCCACAGCCACCTAGGTACGTGCGGAGGCCGGGGCGTAGGGGGTGCGGGCTGGGCTTGTCGAGAAGGAGAAAACCGACGCCGGGGTGCCCGGGGTCCACCCTCCTCCCCTTGGGCTCCGAGGTCGACCCAGGGCACCGACGTGTGCGCACTCCACGCTGGGTGGTTGTAGGCAACGGGCTGCACAGAAACCAGGCCTCGTGCCCCTCGGCTGGGCCGTAGAGGGCATAGTTGCTCTCAGCTTCAGGGCAGCTCTACCGGCATCCTGCACGGTTTGGGGGCCAGGTGCAGGGACCGAGCCCGCAAGTCCATCGTAGGCGCCTGACTACTCTCCCGATCACTgtggataaaaaataaaaacgccCGAGCTTCGCCGCACACCGCTGACCAGGAGTGGCCATGGCTGCCCAGACTCAGAAAGCTGGAGCTCTTGAAAAGGCCTTGCATCTCTGAGTGCCGAGCTGGTCTAAGCCGGCCTCGGAGCCTTCCGGAGCCCCGTGATCTCCAGCCTGCGACCAGAGGCTTCGGTCCCAGCGCCGACTTGGTGGGGCCTGGCTAGCGGGCCTGGCTCACAGCCTGGCTGTGAGTAGCTGCTGGGCCGGGCCTCTGCAGACCTGAAGTCAGTTGACAGATCTTTCTTGCCTCCATCCTGTCTCTCTTCTTTGGTAGGGAGCTGCCCTGTCTTGCCATGTTCTTTCCAACAGCTTCCAtcctcttcttgcttttctttttctactcttCACCCAACCACTTCATTCTCTCTTGGCAGGCTAGGTCTGCCTCTCCACTCCCACTTTTTCCCTAAAAATTCTTTCTCTCATCACCTCCTCTGTCCTTCTTCCCAATTTACTCAGATCTTGCAGAGGCCCTAAGGGAGTCTGGGGCTAGGACTCACCCTGAGTCCTGAGCAGAAGGGAGGCCTTATATGCTTAGAGGGAACCCCAGCCCCATTAGCCACCTTCCGTGCACCAGCTCCAGTCTGAACGCACCCCTCCAGTGGCTGTTGGGCCAGATTGCTCGTTCAGAGGCTCATTCAGCCTCTGCCCTGCTTTGCATTTGCATCTGCTCTGTTGTTGGTAATTCGTTTTAAGCGGGCTAAAGAGTTTTCTTTAGGACTAAAGAATATAGAAACATCTTCATGGGAAATAATCTGAACAGCgaaagcaacaacaataattttCGTGTTTGCCCgacacttttcaattttcaggaaGCGCCCCAATCCCATCCCCAGATGATGCTCTGGCCGCTGGCCGTGGCTCGCCAGGCTGAGCTTCACACGGAAGCGCGTATGTCCACACTCCAGCTCGTTCTTTTTCGATTGCGAAGATGCTGATTTGGCTGGGGCAGCCGCCCACCTTTCAAGTCGTGATCGTTTCTCCTTGATTTGTTTTACACGAAAGACACACCTGTGCTTCTCCTTCTCGGAACTGTGAACTTGTTCGCGAGAAAACAGGAATTTCAGGCACAGCTAGGGGCCTGGGAAAGCCAGGGCCAGAACACGGGATAGTGGTGGTTTCTCTTTCCAAATTGCTGGAGGACACCCGTGTGGGAGGGTTGCCCACGGCATGGGGTACAAATCCAAGCGCCTAGCGCAAGTGGGTGGCACTAGACGAATTCACGCGTGGTACAGCGCATTTAGAGGGCGGAAGAGCACGGCTCAAGCTCACCGGGATCCCCTTTTCCTCACAGCGGTGCTGAAGGCTGAGCAAGCAGCGGTGTTCAAGTTCCCATTGGCGCCCCTCGGCTGCTCCGGTCTGGGCTCCGCGTTGCTGGCCGCGGGGCCTGGGCTGCCCGGTGCGGCGGGGACGCCGCACCTGCCACTGGAGTTGCAACTCCGTGGGAAGTTGGAGGCATCAGGCCCTGGGGAAACAGGCACGAAAGCCAAAAAAGGGCGCCGGAGCCGTACTGTGTTCACCGAGCTGCAGTTGATGGGCCTGGAGAAACGCTTCGAGAAGCAGAAGTATCTCTCCACGCCAGACAGGTAAGGGTGGGGCAAAGCCAGAGCCAGCAGGCCAGAGGGTGACCAGCCGCCCTGCTGAGGGTGCGCCCTGCTTATTGCAGAATAGACCTCGCCGAGTCCCTGGGTCTGAGCCAGTTGCAGGTGAAGACGTGGTATCAGAATCGGAggatgaaatggaagaaaatagtgAGTGTTCCCTGATCATGCCCTAGTCGTGTTCCCCCCCAAAAGATGCTCCCTGACCTCCTCCACGGAGACTTTATGCGTTCCAGTCGTCCTGACTTCTTGGTAACGGATGTCTGATTGCTTGCACCAGAACAATTAACATTCATTCCTTCCCCTCTGGACATCCTGGCAGCTTTGATCCCCATGGCCACACCTGTCCCCAGCAGCACCTAAATGGCTGCTGTTTTCCCTGGACCAAGGGGGGGGGTGTCCTCCTGGAAGCTCTGGGCTAGGTTCTTCCCTTCCTCGTGGGTTCTGGGCACCCGGCCTCCTCCATCTGCGACCCATCTCACCACTGCCCTGGCCATGCCCCCTGAGCAGGTGCTGCAGGGCGGCGGGCTGGAGTCCCCTACGAAGCCCAAGGGGCGGCCCAAGAAGAACTCCATCCCGACGAGCGAGCAACTCACCGAGCAGGAGCGCGCCAAGGAGGCAGAGAAGCCGGTAGAGGTGCCGGGCGAGCCCAGCGACCAAAGCCGGGAGGACTGAACGGAGATGGCTGAACCCGGCTACCTGGGCCGTTGCCAGTGGTCCCCTTAGGCCTGCGGGAAGCCAGGACCTGGCCCTTCCACATCCACGCAGCCGTCTGCAAACATGCAGTTACTACTTCGATTGCGGACAATTAGGGGCCAAACAAGGAAGGACACAGACTTTGAAGCCAAGCTCAGGCCCTAACCTAGGAAAGTCGAGTCCAGCGCAGCGGGAAACGACTCAGGGGTGCCTGGCTCTCCACGTGCATTCACGCCCCGCTCCTTGCCCACACCACACCCCACCTCCGGGCCACGATGCCGCCTGGCACACGCCCGCTTCCGCGCCCCCAGGAACTCAGCCCCGTGCACCGGCATGGAGGCCGGCTACCCATGTCGCTCGGCTCTGCCTGGGACTGGGTCACCGAAGTCGCTGGGActcctatccccccccccccactcttgagaagatggtgacttttttttttccaataaaatattttatgacacTATGGGGCCCCATGCGGTGGCTTCCG contains:
- the Barx1 gene encoding homeobox protein BarH-like 1, yielding MQRPGEPGAARYGPPEGCADHRPHRYRSFMIEEILTEPPGPKGAAPAAAAAAAGELLKFGVQALLAARPFHSHLAVLKAEQAAVFKFPLAPLGCSGLGSALLAAGPGLPGAAGTPHLPLELQLRGKLEASGPGETGTKAKKGRRSRTVFTELQLMGLEKRFEKQKYLSTPDRIDLAESLGLSQLQVKTWYQNRRMKWKKIVLQGGGLESPTKPKGRPKKNSIPTSEQLTEQERAKEAEKPVEVPGEPSDQSRED